One window from the genome of Leucoraja erinacea ecotype New England chromosome 16, Leri_hhj_1, whole genome shotgun sequence encodes:
- the LOC129704698 gene encoding inositol hexakisphosphate kinase 2-like: MSPALGAMEVENYAKGVLLEPFVHQVGGHSCVLRFNDKTICKPLIQREHQFYETLPPEMRRFTPQYKGVVSVSFEEDEEENLCLIAYPLTGDQTDLENVDNSECEPKNKLIKWSNKKPVLLENDNYSKERVRQHRKEEKMKSHKLDEEFESKKSEVLFYSAEKKSGKVKHNPWSMKCHQQQLKRMKDNAKHRNQYKFILLENLTCRYEVPCVLDLKMGTRQHGDDASEEKKANQIRKCQQSTSAVIGVRVCGMQVYQLDSGQLMFMNKYHGRKLSVQGFKDALYQFFNNGKYLRRDLFDSVLKKLSELKSVLEKRESYRFYSSSLLIIYDGKESTMDSDSEYSEDLSEESADESAGAYAYSNSASSMVDVRMIDFAHMTCKYFGEDSVVHEGQDTGYIFGLQNLITIIKEIRDDNNE; this comes from the exons ATGAGCCCAGCACTAGGAGCAATGGAAGTGGAGAACTATGCAAAGGGAGTCCTCCTAGAGCCGTTTGTTCACCAGGTTGGAGGGCATTCTTGTGTCCTCCGCTTCAATGACAAGACCATTTGCAAACCCCTTATTCAGCGAGAGCATCAGTTTTATGAGACACTGCCTCCAGAGATGCGCCGGTTTACACCACAATATAAAG GCGTTGTTTCTGTAAGTTTTGAAGAAGATGAAGAAGAAAATCTGTGTTTAATCGCCTACCCACTAACGGGGGACCAAACCGATTTGGAAAATGTAGATAACTCCGAATGTGAACCCAAAAATAAGCTAATAAAGTGGAGTAATAAAAAACCCGTGTTACTAGAAAATGACAATTATAGCAaagaacgggtcaggcaacacaggAAAGAAGAAAAAATGAAAAG CCATAAACTAGACGAGGAATTTGAATCAAAGAAGTCTGAAGTGTTGTTTTATAGTGCAGAGAAGAAGTCTGGGAAAGTAAAGCATAACCCTTGGAGCATGAAGTGTCACCAGCAACAGTTGAAACGTATGAAGGATAATGCCAAACATAGAAACCAATACA AATTTATTTTATTGGAAAATCTAACCTGTCGGTATGAAGTTCCATGTGTTCTGGACTTAAAAATGGGAACTCGCCAGCACGGAGATGATGCTTCCGAGGAAAAGAAAGCGAATCAAATCCGTAAATGTCAGCAAAGCACTTCAGCTGTTATTGGTGTCAGAGTCTGTGGAATGCAG GTATATCAACTGGACTCCGGCCAACTTATGTTTATGAACAAATATCACGGAAGGAAACTTTCTGTACAAGGGTTCAAAGATGCACTTTACCAATTTTTTAATAATGGAAAGTATTTGCGCAGGGACCTTTTTGACTCTGTTCTGAAAAAACTCTCTGAACTCAAATCTGTATTGGAGAAGCGGGAGTCTTATCGTTTCTATTCTAGTTCCCTGCTTATCATTTATGATGGCAAGGAGTCGACAatggattctgattctgaatacTCAGAAGACCTTTCTGAAGAGTCAGCTGATGAGTCTGCGGGAGCTTATGCTTACTCGAACTCTGCCAGCAGCATGGTTGATGTCCGCATGATTGACTTTGCTCACATGACTTGCAAGTATTTTGGTGAAGACAGTGTAGTTCATGAAGGGCAGGACACTGGCTATATCTTTGGACTTCAAAATTTAATAACTATTATTAAAGAAATAAGAGATGACAACAACGAATAA